A region of the Centropristis striata isolate RG_2023a ecotype Rhode Island chromosome 20, C.striata_1.0, whole genome shotgun sequence genome:
CCATAGACACCTGCATGTCCCTAGTTGGATCACTGCTcgaacacaaacaacacaagcaTTAAGCCCACATGTGAAATGTATTTCATAATCATGGTTTTAGTAGTTTTTTTCAGATCCATTATGACTGTGCGTACATGCAGTGTCCAGCTGTAAGAACCCAGCAGCTCTCGATGAGAGCTCCTCCACATGTGTGACTGAATGGCAGTTTGGAGTTCTTTGGTCTCACGTTTACAGACACCTGCCACGGTACAGCCCCGGGAGGAGTCTTCAGACCACCATAAATTCGTTTAGTGGACTTTTTTGGTTGAGCATGCCCACAGGTGGCAAACTGTTGTGGTGTTGTGGCGCTTGGCATGACAGTAGTAGCTATTGGTTCGGAAGGTGCTGTAGGTTCAGCTGTTGTAGGTTCAACTGTTATAGGTTCAGCTGCTGTAGGTTTCGGTTCTATAGGCTTCGGTACTGTAGGTTTCGGTTCTATAGGTTTCGGTACTGTAGGTTCAGGTGCTGGAGGTTCAGGTGCTGTAGGTTCAGGTACTGGAGGTTCAGGTGCTGTAGGTTCAGGTGCTGTAGGTTCGGCCTCGGGAACAGTGGGAGCAAAGTCTGATGGGACAATTTCAGTAGGAGTCTcatctgaaacacaaacacaagaagTTAACATATGATAACACCTGTTTTTTGATGACCCATAATCATGAAGTTATCTAAAGCTTTAAAGCTGACCGGTTGGTTCAGGACACTCTTCGACATCACAATAGTCCCACAACAACTTGCGACCTTTTCTGTAGAAACACCACGGCATCCCGTCTCCGTCTGGGTTTCTGTCACAGAAAATGAGTAGTGAACATTCTCTTGTTTAGATCCGCCAAACATTAAATTATGTAAGCAATTGCTTAAGCCCCCTTGTCTCTAAAGGCCCCCTAGCAAGGATTTTTAGCTAACTAAGCTAGTTggtcagttagtcagtcagtcagtcagtcagtcagttagttagttagttagttagttaataggccttaaccctataaagcctgaaccatgaaataattgccagaaaattcaattttttttaaaaccgagtgcttatttacttgctgacgaatttttaaaattaaataaattgcatatatgaattctaatttgtatcatatttgatacatcaggtctttttgtgcaatttgttgctcacagtttgtttttcttgaactaacaaaaacatcaaacaacaacatttttaacttttcctttttcctcaaacatgcaaaatacatattttttccatataacacaacactgatatgaagttttttaatgcagcaatgactgatccactcgtggaacctgcatatcatttttgctacatccggtatttttgtgcaatttgttgctcagtttgtttatcttcaacacatgtatacatcaggtttttgatgatgtagaggtctcaaaaattactgtatctaatatgatacacttggctttatagggttaaagccCTCTGCTACTTGAAAAGCTGTAATTATGTTCTCCTGACCTGCAGAAGTTGTGAGGACCGAGTCCATCACTGTCCTCGAAGGAGTTGAAAGGATCGGCTCCATTCTCCAGGATGAAGTGAGAGTTCCAGTACAGGCATTCATGGCCGTCATCTGTCTCACTCACATTACCACGGTATGACTCTCCATCATCATCAAAGCAGTCCTCTGGGCCTGAGACATAAACCTCACTTAGTCAGTCAGGGTATGAGTTATGATGATGCATATATTGGACTgggaaaaggaaaaatgtaatatttaccaACATGGCAAAAACGCCCTCTGAACCCCTCAGGGCACTCGCAATCAAAGTCATCACCATCCTTAACACATTGTCCACCGTTCCTACATGGATTAGGCTCACACAGTGAAACTTTGGGGAGAAACAGTTAACAGTGAATGCTTGCTATAAGGAACTGAAGAAACTTGATGTATTCTGTGTTGTTTGGACAAAGACATAGTCCTCACAGTGTCTGCAGTGTGGAGGCTGGAAGGGCTCCTTGCATTTGCACTCATAGAATGGGGGGTTTGAAGTCACGACACATTCACCACGCCCACATCTACCTCTTTTACACCTATTTCGAGCTGAGAtgataacaaaataatacattttttctcattatataTTGTGCATATATGACTGGTTTGCAGTCCTACAACAGCATGAGGAAagggatttttgttttttcaaaccaTTCATACTTCGCTCGCATTTCCTTCCCCTGAAAGGTTTGGGACAATCGCATTTGAAATTCTTCCTGCCTTTCTCCTCACACTCTCCATTGTTAAGGCAAGGGTTTGGGTCGCACCTGCCTAAGAAATGAGAAAAAGTTAGAAGGGGAAAACAACCTTTAAATAAGAGCTTTGAAATGTAATGTAGCCTTTAATGGGAAACTTGTACGGAAGCCATGAGAGGCAATCCCTTTGATCCATTTTCAATGTCTGATCTAAATTATTTTAggtattttataaattataagGTATTGTGTGTAAGCAAGGTATGGACTGACATGTATCTCTTTTTTGGttagaaatgtgttttagtctctgCTAATCTGCCATTAGCATTAgctattctgtcattttaaaatttagGATTGTGCTGAGAAAATTGTACActaagaaaatataataataaatcacccaccagaaaaaaagtttgaaaaatcaaagttaaaaaaaactttcatagttagaaaaagaaacatttcttattattgtcataattatggaagcccattttcatcagttaaaaaaatgaaaatgaaaacttgGCTTTGCTGagaattttttgttgttgcccatattaagtcgaaattatgagataaaaagtcataattatgagataaaaagttgaaaggaaagaatcttaattttaactttttatctcataattctgATTTTTAATCTTATAATTTCCGACGTATTATtcgcaacaacaaaaaaatctcaaCAAAGCCAAGTTTtcattctattttttaaatgactgaaatgggcttccatacgtaaacaagttaaaacaattgagcttttttttttcatttgcctTTCAGGGCTTCTATACATGTGACATTACAGAGGTAGTATAAATGTTGTGGATATGAGTTTTAACTCTCACCATTTTGTTCTTGAAGATCAAAAAGCCATTCTGAATCACTTTGatcttcatcatcatcgtcatcaccAGCTCCATCCAAAATCGCAAAGAAGAAGTCTAAAACAACAACTTTCATTTGTAAGATATAAAGCACTGTTGATTTACTCTTGCTCCTACCCGACAAACCCTATTGTCAGCTATTGTTCTATATAGAATATGTTATAAaaggaattttaaaaaagcaccgACCGTTAATTATCTCAGAAtatgtctctttctttctgtgttgtTTATGACGCCCAGGTCCCCGGAGCTCTCGATCATGATCACGTCCATGACCATGACCATGACGACGACGGTCATTATGACGATGACGATGTTTGGGCTTTTCTTTCTTCAGCTGAATAATAATTTGACAGCACATAaaagtaattataataaaagataaagtgtgGAATATTCATGACAAAACAACAAGCTCTAATGCACTTTATTCCCAACAAAAAACCTGATCAAACAttgcaatatttttaaaataaaagccaatGCATTTGCTTATTGCTACACAATTTGTGTGGAATATATACAGTGAAATACATACTTCAGCAGGTATGAGGAGCGCCGCCAAGATGAGGCAAAAGAACAGGAGCTTTAGGTTCATGGTGGCAGTGGATCAGAAGACACCCAGGAGAATAAACTGAGAGTGCACTGTCTGGCAGATCACTTGCACTTTTCTAAACATTTGTGTAAGTACACTAACCTTTGATTCAGCGTGGTTGTCTGGCGTCCGTCCCTGTTGTGGAGtcacttttattgattttatctgtgcttttagaaaacttgtttttcttcGTATTAATAGGCAGAGTGTGTTAATGAATGCCTAAAACTGACAAATAACTGCTGCAAAATCGAGATTACTGTCTCTGCATTTAGTAGAATTTATTAGAACAAATTTGGATTAAATAGGATAAGCATGCCACAAAATGCAACACAGAGGCTCAGAGAGCATATTTGCAAAACCAGTTATTTGTTCGGATTCAGACTTTGGATCCAAATATACTAGGTGCATTTGAGGATAAATTGCTTTGtgctttttaaatctctttatgCGTTTAAAAGAAGTATATATTGTCACTTGCACAACAATATCACTAACCTTTATGAATGAaatctttttcaaaaaacaggATTTTGTCATTCAGAAGGAATATGTGAACTCGCTGtccattaaaaactgttttcagGGTCCTTGTTTAGTTTAATGTACTTAGAGATGGTACAAGCTGCTTCTAACATGTCTGTACATTCATGTGGAGGTTCAATAGACATATACAGGCACTGGAAGAAATGTGTAGTGTTCAACTTTAACATGATTCCTTCTGAGGAACTATCTCcctactgcatttttttttatcacattgtgCATCTATGTGATTTGaaatacattcattttttttcaaagagaaGAAATACGATATTAGGAAGGGTACTACTTTCTAATAAGGCACCTTTTATAAAGGGTTTATAAGttgtaattaattttgtgttgtcaattatgcttattttttcattataaacaaattagacacaaaaaaaaaattctggatCTGTTTCAGACCATTTCAGAAAGTTATCTGAAAGTTTGGACCAGATTCTCTGCTAACTAATTAAATCCAAGTGATGAAAAGCTGTCAATAAATAGAGTCAAACCCCATATATTGACAACTTTTCAACTTTAGACTGGGTAGATTTTTGAAGGTTTGAGCATTTAGTAAATGGATTGCCAACATTGACAGTATATTATTGCCAAATATAgaagcctgcagcagctgacaTGCAATGTTTATGAGAAAGTGCTGCAAAAATGTAGAGCTCAGCAAGCTGCAGACATTTGATTCAACATCAAAGAGAATCCAAACTAAAAGTTGGGGGTAGTTTTACCTTTCACCGCAAATTTCAGCCAGTGACTACACACAGCCTGTCAATAAGTCCTTATACTCCTGTGACCTgttgacctttttttcaaagAATTTTCTCCCTGTGAAACAATGAACACATTACCACACTACCTACAAATCCAGGAATCTTTCGCTATAAAACAGAATCAAAACCAACTGGAAACACTAGCACTAGTGCACACTCAGAGCGACACTCAGTCAATGTTGTTGCAGTTGCTAAGTGGACTGGACGAGACACAAGAAAGGCCACTCAACATTGTTACGTAACCATCACGTACAATTTAGTTTTGCTAAATGGACTCTGACTTTAGTTAATACTGTCTCACTTTCCATTTGACTATTTAGCGTTAGCCTGCCAAGCGTCTCAATTAACGTTAGCTTACCATCGTTAAAAACAGTCAGATAAAATCTCTCGGCCAGTGTTGTGTAACTTTAGTTATCTATGCCGTATTAGGCATGGTGCTCTGTTTGCCATTCTTGATCAACCAGTTAACAACAGCAGCCGTTAGTGTCACTAAATGGACACTATCCTTCCTTATAGCTGTCTTCTTTTCTGCATGCAGTGACGTTATATGTTGCACTGACAATAATAACAACCTAAAAAATGTCATATCTGGAATGCAATCCAAGACCAATGTTGCTGAGTCACTGCAGCTAAATCTTagcaacaaagacaaaattaaaatagcTATTGAGAGGAAACCTCCATTGTGGAAAGTGCATGAAATCAGAGTTTAATGTCTGACTATGATATCCAATTTTTGTTGCAGACACCAACATGCCGAAGGATAGCCGTGCCAAGCAGGAGCAGACACCTGCACGGTGCACATGCTCCAATGGGTGCTGAATTAGTCTATGTAATTAGCCTATTGCAGCGAGCTGCACTTAGCCACTGCTCGGTTTGTTTACAGCAAAATTGATCTATAAAGTAGATTAAATTGGCGACTGCAGTGGAGGTCTGTTGATATGTCTGTTGGTCAATACTGTCTCTAGAGGATGAATTCTAATGAGTTTGATGATTCCCTGACTTCTCCCCACCAGCAGGTCAaagttttctcttttcctctgaaatatctaaaaaaaaaaattgtacagacattcatggtccccagaggatgaatcctagtTAAAATCTCGCATGACCAGTATATCATAAACCTTTATAACTGGTGTGATTTTAGAAAGTAGTGCCTGAGCAAGGAATGACTAAAAGCTTCTCCGTGTAGCCACTGAACAGAGATCACTGGTAGAAGATGGAGCGTTACAGATTACAATGGGGTTAGTATTGTTGCCATTGTGGTCATGACCAGGACACAGGGCCAGGTGGAGGCAGTTTGAGAAGGTTCCTGCACAGAAGGAGAACAGCGGCGTCATGTTGTCTGCCTCAAGAAATGTCACCAGTCCTGCAGACACACTACACAAAACACCAATCCGACAGAAGCGTTTTGTAAAAGGCAGCTGATGGGGCAACCCTGCGTGCCAGGCTGTGTACTCTCCATCAAAGAACTCCACACACCAGGACTCTTCCCCGCGGCCCAGCCAGCAGTCTTCAGTGGTGCCCTTGCGGGGAATGTTGGGATAGGTAATGCCCAACTCCCAGTAAGTCTTCCCAGTCACATCAATCTCCCAGTAATGGCGACCAAAGCTGAATCCTTGCACGCTGATGACATTGAGGGTGGTGTCAAAGCGTCCAGCGAGGTCAGGAAGTTGCTGCCAGGTGTCGGTGTAGGTGGCACTGTCACCTCGGGGGGAGATGATCAGCTTTGGGTGGGCCGTCTCTGGATCTAGACACACCTCGCTGGAATCTGGAGAAACATATTTAGCAACATTTATATAGAAATGTCGACATGTTAAAGAGGTCAAGCAGTGGTTATGAACACTATAGGTATAATATTTGAACTGACAACTCTTGTTGAGTTTCTTGATAATAGGGGTCTGTGAGCGGATAAGTAGAAGCAAGTTGTTGGTGAGGCTGAGGATCTGGTCAGCTTTAACTTCGTCCAGGCTCACGCTGCTCGGGTCTGTTCTGTTTAGCAAATCCACGACTCTGGAGGAGGCAGACCACAGTGAGAAACATCAGCTGCTcaacttaacacacacacacacacacacacacacacacacacacacacacatatttggtTCCATACCTGTCCACTGTCTCCATGTCTTGCTGCTCAGGGTATGAAAAGAAAGACTGAAGAAAAGCAAGAGAAAGCaagattaaaatgaaaaaaataacatatttagatCCTGTATAACATAAGGTCCATAGGCCCACTGTACTTCAAAGGACCAGTATGTAGGCTTTTGTGGCATGTGGTGGTGGAGGTTTTCTCAAATTGCAATCACTCCTCCTTCTCCAAACATGTAAAGAACCTATGGTGGCCTTCAAGTAGTGTTAAACGAAAAGGGTTTCTTTAGAGCCGGTGTTTAGTTTGTCCATTCTGGGCTACTCCAAATCTCTGTGGAGGAGGACACTGTCACTACCCAATTCGTTCACCCTCCCCAATCAATTCTACACATGTGCAACTCTCAACAGAGATAGGGGAAGATGAGGGCTCACCTGTGGAGAAAAATGTGTCCTAATTGATTGTAACTTTTTCTGTACACCTACTCTAACATCTTCTGAATACAGCCTGGTGAGGTAGCTATGAATATATACCAAGCCAATGTTACCTAATGTGCTTACTAGCTAATAATTCTCCTTTACCCTtttccagttttactgtggcttttttttcctgcaacaaCCGGTCTGGCTGACCAGAACCATGAACACTTTTTACTGGCTCAAAGTTAACTGCTAACTTAGCTAGTTAGCAAACTAGCTAATGTTGGTTTGGTACTGATATCATTACCTAATTTGACTGTATACTTGGGTTGATGACGGAAATAGCCAATGAGTGACCTGTCTCACTTTTTCATATCTCTGTTGAGAGTTGGGTATGTGCAGAACGGATCAGGCAGGATGTACAGATCAATGGAGTTTGTACATTTGTTAGCCATCTTGCTTCCTTTCCAGCTCTGTTGAGAGTTGCACATGCCCAGTACTGATCTGGCAGCTGGGACGGATCAGGCATGGACCAACCTACTCCCTATATAGATATGAAAGACTTATTCTAAGTTAATGAAAACACAACCTTTCTTAGTTTTAGGTGATTATACACTTACGGAAACATGGTTGTGAATT
Encoded here:
- the LOC131993883 gene encoding probable E3 ubiquitin-protein ligase TRIML1 encodes the protein MKKLAARQSEITKKSSVIRENIIRKYQEIQAVLDEDLRITLSHLEIEERAAVSALDGMLERNCSLIQEIEQDLARLTVAMDQTDTEPDTMSFFSYPEQQDMETVDRVVDLLNRTDPSSVSLDEVKADQILSLTNNLLLLIRSQTPIIKKLNKSYSSEVCLDPETAHPKLIISPRGDSATYTDTWQQLPDLAGRFDTTLNVISVQGFSFGRHYWEIDVTGKTYWELGITYPNIPRKGTTEDCWLGRGEESWCVEFFDGEYTAWHAGLPHQLPFTKRFCRIGVLCSVSAGLVTFLEADNMTPLFSFCAGTFSNCLHLALCPGHDHNGNNTNPIVICNAPSSTSDLCSVATRRSF
- the LOC131958643 gene encoding hyaluronan-binding protein 2-like, which encodes MNLKLLFFCLILAALLIPAELKKEKPKHRHRHNDRRRHGHGHGRDHDRELRGPGRHKQHRKKETYSEIINDFFFAILDGAGDDDDDEDQSDSEWLFDLQEQNGRCDPNPCLNNGECEEKGRKNFKCDCPKPFRGRKCERTRNRCKRGRCGRGECVVTSNPPFYECKCKEPFQPPHCRHFSLCEPNPCRNGGQCVKDGDDFDCECPEGFRGRFCHVGPEDCFDDDGESYRGNVSETDDGHECLYWNSHFILENGADPFNSFEDSDGLGPHNFCRNPDGDGMPWCFYRKGRKLLWDYCDVEECPEPTDETPTEIVPSDFAPTVPEAEPTAPEPTAPEPPVPEPTAPEPPAPEPTVPKPIEPKPTVPKPIEPKPTAAEPITVEPTTAEPTAPSEPIATTVMPSATTPQQFATCGHAQPKKSTKRIYGGLKTPPGAVPWQVSVNVRPKNSKLPFSHTCGGALIESCWVLTAGHCIDPTRDMQVSMGGLTLNTDESTEQTIGVEQAIRHENYRETPSAVYNDIALLKLKGTDGVCANETQFVKTVCLPDAQLPDGMECKISGWGATENSSYGSSHLLDANVLLINQEKCSEPKIYGKILDISMFCAGHLQGGVDSCQGDSGGPLTCQSNHTSVIYGVVSWGDQCGRKNKPGVYTRVTQFLNWIRSKTQAPSA